A single window of Cytobacillus luteolus DNA harbors:
- a CDS encoding glycoside hydrolase domain-containing protein: MPRYIWGVDSAATVNDELYSCVKSNFGTPRYWGRYLTEVPNVSEGLTKREIAFIQSKGMKLLPIYNVFSEALGYSKGQVAARNAVFHSRRLGIPNNVAIFANVERFFEVDEAWIRGWVEALYPTGYRPGIYHDPTEGPFAVEYCKAVAGNNQVAVQTILWSAEPEPGPTKDRNAPAFKPAKPNCQGNAWLWQYGRDATECPIDTNLADSRVLQYLY, from the coding sequence TCAATGATGAACTATATAGTTGTGTGAAATCAAATTTCGGAACTCCGCGCTACTGGGGAAGGTATTTAACAGAGGTACCAAATGTCTCAGAAGGGCTAACAAAACGTGAAATAGCCTTTATTCAGAGTAAAGGAATGAAGCTTCTACCCATCTATAATGTATTTTCCGAGGCCCTAGGCTATTCTAAGGGTCAAGTTGCCGCTAGGAATGCGGTGTTTCATTCGAGGAGACTAGGAATACCAAATAATGTTGCAATATTCGCTAATGTGGAGCGTTTTTTTGAGGTAGATGAGGCTTGGATTAGAGGCTGGGTTGAAGCGTTATATCCTACAGGATATCGCCCAGGAATTTACCATGATCCAACTGAAGGCCCGTTTGCTGTTGAATATTGCAAAGCAGTTGCAGGAAATAATCAAGTGGCTGTCCAAACGATCTTGTGGAGTGCTGAGCCAGAGCCAGGTCCAACAAAGGATAGAAATGCACCAGCCTTTAAACCAGCTAAGCCTAATTGCCAAGGAAACGCATGGTTATGGCAATATGGAAGGGATGCAACTGAATGCCCAATTGACACAAATCTAGCGGATAGTAGGGTGTTACAATATTTATATTAA